From a region of the Triticum aestivum cultivar Chinese Spring chromosome 7D, IWGSC CS RefSeq v2.1, whole genome shotgun sequence genome:
- the LOC542831 gene encoding starch synthase 1, chloroplastic/amyloplastic-like, whose protein sequence is MAATGVGAGCLAPSVRLRADPATAARASACVVRARLRRLARGRYVAELSREGPAARPAQQQQLAPPLVPGFLAPPPPAPAQSPAPTQPPLPDAGVGELAPDLLLEGIAEDSIDSIIVAASEQDSEIMDANEQPQAKVTRSIVFVTGEAAPYAKSGGLGDVCGSLPIALAARGHRVMVVMPRYLNGSSDKNYAKALYTGKHIKIPCFGGSHEVTFFHEYRDNVDWVFVDHPSYHRPGSLYGDNFGAFGDNQFRYTLLCYAACEAPLILELGGYIYGQNCMFVVNDWHASLVPVLLAAKYRPYGVYRDSRSTLVIHNLAHQGVEPASTYPDLGLPPEWYGALEWVFPEWARRHALDKGEAVNFLKGAVVTADRIVTVSQGYSWEVTTAEGGQGLNELLSSRKSVLNGIVNGIDINDWNPTTDKCLPHHYSVDDLSGKAKCKAELQKELGLPVREDVPLIGFIGRLDYQKGIDLIKMAIPELMREDVQFVMLGSGDPIFEGWMRSTESSYKDKFRGWVGFSVPVSHRITAGCDILLMPSRFEPCGLNQLYAMQYGTVPVVHGTGGLRDTVETFNPFGAKGEEGTGWAFSPLTVDKMLWALRTAMSTFREHKPSWEGLMKRGMTKDHTWDHAAEQYEQIFEWAFVDQPYVM, encoded by the exons ATGGCGGCGACGGGCGTCGGCGCCGGGTGCCTCGCCCCCAGCGTCCGCCTGCGCGCCGATCCGGCGACGGCGGCCCGGGCGTCCGCCTGCGTCGTCCGCGCGCGGCTCCGGCGCTTGGCGCGGGGCCGCTACGTCGCCGAGCTCAGCAGGGAGGGCCCCGCGGCGCGCCCCGCGCAGCAGCAGCAACTGGCCCCGCCGCTCGTGCCAGgcttcctcgcgccgccgccgcccgcgcccgcccagTCGCCGGCCCCGACGCAGCCGCCCCTGCCGGACGCCGGCGTGGGGGAACTCGCGCCCGACCTCCTGCTCGAAG GGATTGCTGAGGATTCCATCGACAGCATAATTGTGGCTGCAAGTGAGCAGGATTCTGAGATCATGGATGCGAATGAGCAACCTCAAGCTAAAGTTACACGTAGCATCGTGTTTGTGACTGGTGAAGCTGCTCCTTATGCAAAGTCAGGGGGGCTGGGAGATGTTTGTGGTTCGTTACCAATTGCTCTTGCTGCTCGTGGTCACCGTGTGATGGTTGTAATGCCAAGATACTTGAATGGGTCCTCTGATAAAAACTATGCAAAGGCATTATACACTGGGAAGCACATTAAGATTCCATGCTTTGGGGGATCACATGAAGTGACCTTTTTTCATGAGTATAGAGACAACGTCGATTGG GTGTTTGTCGATCATCCGTCATATCATAGACCAGGAAGTTTATATGGAGATAATTTTGGTGCTTTTGGTGATAATCAG TTCAGATACACACTCCTTTGCTATGCTGCATGCGAGGCCCCACTAATCCTTGAATTGGGAGGATATATTTATGGACAGAATTGCATGTTTGTTGTGAACGATTGGCATGCCAGCCTTGTGCCAGT CCTTCTTGCTGCAAAATATAGACCATACGGTGTTTACAGAGATTCCCGCAGCACCCTTGTTATACATAATTTAGCACATCAG GGTGTGGAGCCTGCAAGTACATATCCTGATCTGGGATTGCCACCTGAATGGTATGGAGCTTTAGAATGGGTATTTCCAGAATGGGCAAGGAGGCATGCCCTTGACAAGGGTGAGGCAGTTAACTTTTTGAAAGGAGCAGTTGTGACAGCAGATCGAATTGTGACCGTCAGTCAG GGTTATTCATGGGAGGTCACAACTGCTGAAGGTGGACAGGGCCTCAATGAGCTCTTAAGCTCCCGAAAAAGTGTATTGAATG GAATTGTAAATGGAATTGACATTAATGATTGGAACCCCACCACAGACAAGTGTCTCCCTCATCATTATTCTGTCGATGACCTCTCTGGAAAG GCCAAATGTAAAGCTGAATTGCAGAAGGAGCTGGGTTTACCTGTAAGGGAGGATGTTCCTCTG ATTGGCTTTATTGGAAGACTGGATTACCAGAAAGGCATTGATCTCATTAAAATGGCCATTCCAGAGCTCATGAGGGAGGACGTGCAGTTT GTCATGCTTGGATCTGGGGATCCAATTTTTGAAGGCTGGATGAGATCTACCGAGTCGAGTTACAAGGATAAATTCCGTGGATGGGTTGGATTTAGTGTTCCAGTTTCCCACAGAATAACTGCAGG TTGCGATATATTGTTAATGCCATCCAGGTTTGAACCTTGTGGTCTTAATCAGCTATATGCTATGCAATATGGTACAGTTCCTGTAGTTCATGGAACTGGGGGCCTCCGA GACACAGTCGAGACCTTCAACCCTTTTGGTGCAAAAGGAGAGGAGGGTACAGG GTGGGCGTTCTCACCGCTAACCGTGGACAAGATGTTGTGG GCATTGCGAACCGCGATGTCGACATTCAGGGAGCACAAGCCGTCCTGGGAGGGGCTCATGAAGCGAGGCATGACGAAAGACCATACGTGGGACCATGCCGCCGAGCAGTACGAGCAGATCTTCGAATGGGCCTTCGTGGACCAACCCTACGTCATGTAG
- the LOC123167088 gene encoding uncharacterized protein, giving the protein MAPSETMLESAAYRRMKAENPSEFVPRSVFFARDGGSGIDRRNSLWVKAALVYESVTGRHVDDGVKPLATSLFLQVARECRSRVPDDAPQTKATVVTDALNKVSGAVATPIAGAGGGEDGSEEKQNKTAELHDEEKESDDKQVIDAVFLVVGFLTRLVKAAEGVSRDAVDEGFKSTHMQDIVTDMIKLENQLPLKLILDVVEHVQDAARAVAADTKFEGLRECLEGYKLGFNPATFFDDVVRPFCWYYSPFFNKQLPAVDRGLFDGNHEITLLDFLRASVVPTPPGAEKGAAGGGRTSRMPTARELSRSGVRIAPGEDGRATVEFDEASARLQLPALVYDFKLATVARNLLAREYEEQNKPVTRYFQMMNELVDEAADAKILRRAGAVRGGGASGAEVHELVKRIDGYATYPSVYMAMDVQIAKVRRFHDMRMQNFLVRYRPGVIWASSVAAVSLVAIVAARRRG; this is encoded by the exons ATGGCGCCGTCGGAGACGATGCTGGAGTCGGCGGCGTACAGGCGGATGAAGGCGGAGAACCCGTCCGAGTTCGTGCCGCGGAGCGTCTTCTTCGCGCGCGACGGCGGCAGCGGCATCGACCGCCGCAACAGCCTCTGGGTCAAGGCGGCGCTCGTCTACGAGTCCGTCACCGGCCGCCACGTCGACGACGGCGTCAAGCCCCTCGCCACCAGCCTCTTCCTCCAGGTCGCCCGCGAATGCCGCTCCCGCGTCCCCGACGACGCACCGCAGACCAAAGCCACGGTGGTGACGGACGCCCTCAACAAAGTATCGGGCGCCGTGGCTACGCCTATTG ccggcgcgggcggcggagaaGATGGATCAGAGGAGAAGCAGAACAAGACGGCGGAGCTGCACGACGAAGAAAAAGAGTCGGACGACAAGCAGGTGATCGACGCCGTCTTCCTCGTCGTCGgcttcctcacgaggctggtcaagGCAGCCGAGGGCGTCAGCCGCGACGCCGTCGACGAGGGGTTCAAGTCCACGCACATGCAGGACATCGTCACAGACATGATCAAGCTGGAGAACCAGCTCCCCCTCAAGCTCATCCTCGACGTCGTCGAGCACGTCCAGGACGCGGcacgcgccgtcgccgccgacaccaAGTTCGAGGGGCTCCGGGAATGCCTCGAGGGGTACAAGCTCGGCTTCAACCCCGCCACCTTCTTCGACGACGTTGTCAGGCCCTTCTGCTGGTACTACTCGCCCTTCTTCAACAAGCAGCTGCCGGCCGTGGACCGCGGCCTGTTCGACGGCAACCACGAGATCACGCTCCTGGACTTCCTGCGCGCCAGCGTGGTGCCGACGCCGCCGGGCGCGGAGAagggggcggccggcggcggcaggaCGTCCCGCATGCCGACGGCCAGGGAGCTGAGCCGCTCCGGCGTGCGGATCGCGCCGGGGGAGGACGGCCGCGCGACGGTGGAGTTCGACGAGGCGTCCGCCAGGCTGCAGCTGCCGGCGCTGGTGTACGACTTCAAGCTGGCCACGGTGGCCCGGAACCTGCTGGCGCGGGAGTACGAGGAGCAGAACAAGCCGGTGACGCGCTACTTCCAGATGATGAACGAGCTCGTCGACGAGGCGGCCGACGCCAAGATCCTCCGCCGCGCCGGCGCCGTGCGCGGTGGCGGGGCGTCCGGCGCCGAGGTGCACGAGTTGGTCAAGCGGATCGACGGGTACGCGACGTACCCATCGGTGTACATGGCCATGGacgtgcagatcgcgaaggtgagGCGGTTCCACGACATGAGGAT